The genomic window AATGACGACGGAGAGTTTCATTGCGGACAGGCGGCTGAGACTGTGGAACGACGTGCCTTCAGGGAAAGCCTTTTCCCGGGGACGTTCGAGGGGCGATCAGGCGGCGTTGCGCCGCCGGATCAGTGCTTCCAGGGGCTTGAGGGTTACGTATGCATTGAGCGCGTCCAGCAGTGGATCGCCTATTCGCAGCGTTGAGGCACAGCGGGCCACCGCCGGATATGATCGCAGCCGTGCCCAGCTCCGCGCGACGCCATGCCCTGCGAAGAGCAGGCGGTTAATGTGGGCGACGTGATGCTCGTCCACGATTTCGCGCAGGAGTTGCAGGTCGAGTGGCATGGGCGGCGCGGTCTCGAATGCCGCAAGGTCGAGGTAGTTCTGTCCCGACCCGTCGACCTGACCCTCCACCGCGAGACCCATACGTGAGAAGAACTCACGTTGCCAGCGACGGCGCCGCCGCAGTTCCGCGGGGAGGGTGGTCATGGCCAGTGCGATCTCAGGGTCGAGGTAGGGGCTCCAAGGCGTGAAGCCGGCGTTGGCCGGCACGATGAGTGCGAAAGACAGAAGCAGCATCTTTTGCCGAATCACCTCCACGATTTGAAAAACAGGATCTCGGAATGCTTCTCGGTGGGTGGCCCAGTAGGCCTCGCGATATGCCCCCTCGCTTTTCAGGCGGCTCACCCGTCGGTTCGAGTGCACGCCGCGGGAAAGCCCCAGCAGTGGCAGATCAGCTGCGGATCGGGCGGGCAGCGGTGCGATGCTCCCGGCCCACGCGTCGCCGACGAGGCCACTGGCGAGCGGGCCGGGGGTACCGACCCGCTCGCTCACCGCGGCGTAGAACTCCATGTGGTACATGCCATGGGCATGGACGGAGATCCCGAAGGTATCGTCCCATTCCGGCAATCGGTCGAAGAAGCGCCCGAGAGGCACCTGCGCCCAGGCGACGCCGAGGCGTTCGGCAATCCAACGCGCGCGCGCTACTTCACGCGATTTCTCCTGGGTGCGCGAGACACCGTAGGTGAATGCGCGCACCCGCGACTTGTCTTGGAGCAGCGCCGCGATGAGTCGCGAGTCGTAGCCGCCGCTGAGCGGCAGCGTCAGCGTGCCTTGAACCGAGCTTTCCCAGCGGCAAACCTCCTGCCGCAGGCGATCGAGCACGTCGTCCACGCTGCTGGTACGCCCCTGCCACTGCTCGACTGGGTCCGGACGTGTGACCTCGTGGAATCGCCCCTGGTCATCACGGTGGAGTCCGTGGCAGGGGAGAACGAATCGTACGCCGCGAACCGGCGTGTGACCGAAGGCGCAGTATCCGAAGTCGAGGTAGTCGGCCAAGCCGTCGGCGTCGAAGGCGAGGGCGCGATAGTCGATGACCTCGTGAATGCACGCCGAAGCCCGGCCCGTGTGTTCGTTGTAGAAGTAGGGCTGGGTGCCCAGCCAGTCGGACTCGAAAACCAGCGCCATGGTTAGTGGTGCAGAAGAGCGGGCGGCAAAGCGGCGTCCATTCGCGCGCGGCTCTGCGGCGTGCGGCGATCGGGCAGTTCGCCGCCCAGCAATCCGAGGGCAGTGGCGAGTTCCTCGGCGTGAGTGATCGAGGCGAAAAGATGGTAATGATACAGTTGCCGGGCTTGCCGCTGGGCTCGCCAACGACTCGGCCCGAGCAGGGCAAGCAGGGCATCGCGAGCGACGCGGGCGAGCAGGCGCGCGCCCCGCCTCGGCGTGTCACCGAGGCCGCTGCGATCAGCGTAGAACGACGCCCACAGACGCAATGCGTACTCCTGATGCAGTGCCTCCAACATTGTCGGCTCTGACAACGGATCGTTGCGCTCACGCGCTTCCGGGGCGTGGGCAGGGACCTCGCCCTCGGGTTGGAGTGTCGCGGAGCCACGAGCGCTCGTCTCGCATGTCCAGGCGGTGATCACGGGAGGCGCGTTGAGGTTGGCGAGATCGAGGTGCGCGCGCCAGGAACGACGGGTTGCCGGATGCGGCCACGCCGCGGGATTCACCAGGGTGTTGCCGAGCCCGTAGAAGATCCACCCTTGCTGAAACCGCTCCCAACCTTGTGGTACGTGCGGGTGGTGGGCGTGCACGATGTCCGCGCCTGCGGCCACCATGCTGCGCAGCCAATCCTGCCAAGTGGGTGAGGGCCACGCACTGAGTTCGCTGCCGCCGTGCACCGTTACGATCAGGCGATCGACCTTGGCTCGAAGCATGCGAATGCGCGCGATGCACGCCGGGGTGAGCGGGTTCGTGCCTGGACGGTCTGGCCGAGCGACGCCAAACCAGCGGTCGGCTAGCGCCAACACCGCCACGCGCAATCCCCCGAGGTCGGCAAACCACGGTTCGGCGGCGACGCCAGCGTCCTTTGCCGCACCCAGACAGGGAATGCCCGCAGCGCGCAATCTCAGCCACGTTTCCTCCAGGCCCGGCGCTCCCAGATCGGCCATATGGTTATTTGCGAGGGTGACGAGCAAGTTGGGCCAGGCGGCCTTCCAGGCTGGGAGCACTGCCGCCTCCCCGCGCAACACCGGACCGGCTTTGGGGCTGGAACCGAACTCGCGTGGTGCCAGCGGGGTCTCGAGGTTGGCGAGGACCAGTCCGGCAGCGGTGGCTGCGTGGTCGAGCCGGCAATCGGCCAATTGCACGGGGGCCAGGTCGCCCAAGAGCACGAGATCGGTCATGGTGAGGAAGCAGCCGCGGTCCGGCGCCAGCCGACAAATAGAAACGATTGCAGCAGGAGCGCGACACTGGAGCGGGTGGGCGCAAAGAACAGCGGGGCGATGAAGACGATGAACGCCTGCGTCGTCAGCGACGCGATGGCGGCTCCCGTCGCTCCGAAACCTGGGATCAGGAACGCATTCAGGGTGAGATTCAGCGCCGCCCCCATCCCAACGTAGTACAGCCCGTAGCGCTGCAGGTCGTGCAGCACGAGCCATTGCGCACGCAACGCGCCGAGACCTGCGAACACGGCGTTCCATCCTGCGAGCGCGAGCACGTTCGCCGTCGGAGCGTAGGCGGGGCCGTAGAGCGTGCGCACAATCAACGGGGCTCCGACGCTGAACACCAGCGCCGTGCCTACGCCCGCCCACGCCGCGACGACGAGCAGGCGTCGCAATAAATGGAGAAATGCGTCGTGGCACTCGTTGAACCGGCGGGCGAGCAGCGGAAAGAAGGTGTTCACGAGGATCATCGGCAGAATGTAGCCGAACTCGGTGAGGCGGACGGCCGCGGCGTAGATGCCGGTTTCATGCTCCCCGCGCCACCAGGACAACAACACGATATCGATCCGGGTATAGACGAGAATGGCGATGTTGGTCAGGGCGAGCGGCCAGGCCCGGCCGATGAGATGCAGGGCTGCCGGCCAGTAAAAGCGCCACGCCGGCATGGGGGTAGTCGCATGGTAAAACCGCAGCAGGAGCAGGGCACTCAGCATGAGTTCCAGGCCGGCGACCCAGCCGAACCAGGCGAGCGGAGCGCCGAGCGCCGCCCCGAGCAGACGCAGGGCGGCTCCGGCAACGAGTCCTCCGGTTTGCGCGAGGACGGAGTATCTCGCCTGAGTCTGGGACTGAAACCAGCTATCGAGCGTGAGTACGACTGGCATTGCCAGTGTGACGCCCACCCCGTACAGCAAGCCGGGGTTCGTGAGGCTCGCGGACTCGCGCGCGAGGAAGAGGGCATAGCCGGCCCAGGCGAGCGGCAGGAGCATCAGTCGCAGCCCCGCGGCCGTTGCGAGAATCACGCCCTGTTCGCCGGGTCGGTTGATGACCTCCACCCGAATGATCGCGTCGAGCCCGAGATCGCACAACCCGGCGAGGATCGCGGCGAGTGCGAGGGCGTTACCGAGCCGGCCCGCCTCGGCCGGGCCGAGATAACGCAACACTACGACGCTCGTCACGAACACCAAACCGAAGCGGATGCCCCGTTCGAGGACGAGCCACCCGGCGTTCTGAATCAGGCCGGCGGTCGACGAGACATTGCCGGTGGCCGGCGGGAGAATCGTGCCCGCCGGTGCCACTCGGAGCAGGGATGCCAGCCGGCGGGGAAGGAAAACCATGGGAAAGTGCTCGCCGAAACGGGCCGAAGGAAAATCATGGGCGCTCGAATGTCGATTTTAGAGTCGAAGGCCGCTTTCGGGCCGCGGCCAGCCGATGGCTGGCGCGAGGCGATCCGCAAGGGCGGTGCTTTCCTATGGCTGCTGATGCATCCACAGCTGGCGCGGAAACTCGGTACTCTGAGCACCCGCGGCTACCTTGCGGACACAGGTTGGATCCGCAGCACCTTGCGGCCCCGCGGTGCGCTCGATCTTGCCGATCCCATGCCGTGGGCAACGTATCCGTTCGTTTCATTCATAGGAGCGCGGCTGCATCCACGGCTGCGGGTATTTGAGTACGGCGCCGGCACCTCGACCCTTTACTATGCCGCGCGAACCGCTGCGGTGTTCGCGGTCGAACACGACGCAACCTTCCTGCGTCGATTGACGCCGCACCTGCCGGCCAATGCACGGGTCGAGTTTCA from Opitutus sp. ER46 includes these protein-coding regions:
- a CDS encoding asparagine synthase-related protein, yielding MALVFESDWLGTQPYFYNEHTGRASACIHEVIDYRALAFDADGLADYLDFGYCAFGHTPVRGVRFVLPCHGLHRDDQGRFHEVTRPDPVEQWQGRTSSVDDVLDRLRQEVCRWESSVQGTLTLPLSGGYDSRLIAALLQDKSRVRAFTYGVSRTQEKSREVARARWIAERLGVAWAQVPLGRFFDRLPEWDDTFGISVHAHGMYHMEFYAAVSERVGTPGPLASGLVGDAWAGSIAPLPARSAADLPLLGLSRGVHSNRRVSRLKSEGAYREAYWATHREAFRDPVFQIVEVIRQKMLLLSFALIVPANAGFTPWSPYLDPEIALAMTTLPAELRRRRRWQREFFSRMGLAVEGQVDGSGQNYLDLAAFETAPPMPLDLQLLREIVDEHHVAHINRLLFAGHGVARSWARLRSYPAVARCASTLRIGDPLLDALNAYVTLKPLEALIRRRNAA
- a CDS encoding CapA family protein, whose translation is MTDLVLLGDLAPVQLADCRLDHAATAAGLVLANLETPLAPREFGSSPKAGPVLRGEAAVLPAWKAAWPNLLVTLANNHMADLGAPGLEETWLRLRAAGIPCLGAAKDAGVAAEPWFADLGGLRVAVLALADRWFGVARPDRPGTNPLTPACIARIRMLRAKVDRLIVTVHGGSELSAWPSPTWQDWLRSMVAAGADIVHAHHPHVPQGWERFQQGWIFYGLGNTLVNPAAWPHPATRRSWRAHLDLANLNAPPVITAWTCETSARGSATLQPEGEVPAHAPEARERNDPLSEPTMLEALHQEYALRLWASFYADRSGLGDTPRRGARLLARVARDALLALLGPSRWRAQRQARQLYHYHLFASITHAEELATALGLLGGELPDRRTPQSRARMDAALPPALLHH
- a CDS encoding flippase, whose amino-acid sequence is MVFLPRRLASLLRVAPAGTILPPATGNVSSTAGLIQNAGWLVLERGIRFGLVFVTSVVVLRYLGPAEAGRLGNALALAAILAGLCDLGLDAIIRVEVINRPGEQGVILATAAGLRLMLLPLAWAGYALFLARESASLTNPGLLYGVGVTLAMPVVLTLDSWFQSQTQARYSVLAQTGGLVAGAALRLLGAALGAPLAWFGWVAGLELMLSALLLLRFYHATTPMPAWRFYWPAALHLIGRAWPLALTNIAILVYTRIDIVLLSWWRGEHETGIYAAAVRLTEFGYILPMILVNTFFPLLARRFNECHDAFLHLLRRLLVVAAWAGVGTALVFSVGAPLIVRTLYGPAYAPTANVLALAGWNAVFAGLGALRAQWLVLHDLQRYGLYYVGMGAALNLTLNAFLIPGFGATGAAIASLTTQAFIVFIAPLFFAPTRSSVALLLQSFLFVGWRRTAAASSP
- a CDS encoding class I SAM-dependent methyltransferase, with product MLAETGRRKIMGARMSILESKAAFGPRPADGWREAIRKGGAFLWLLMHPQLARKLGTLSTRGYLADTGWIRSTLRPRGALDLADPMPWATYPFVSFIGARLHPRLRVFEYGAGTSTLYYAARTAAVFAVEHDATFLRRLTPHLPANARVEFQAEGSEAYVHAVDGAAPFDLVIVDGRDRVRCATAALAALAPGGVLVLDDAERQEYAPAPALLSQAGFRRLDFNGLAAGIVHAKTTAVFYRPNNCLGL